In Exiguobacterium acetylicum, the genomic stretch GGCGATGGAGCCGTCGAAGCAGAAGAGATTGGCGACGGGAACCTCAACCTCGTCTTTCGGATTCGAGAAGGCGAACATCGCTTGATTTTAAAACAAGCATTACCATATGCGAAGGTCGTCGGGGAGAGCTGGCCGTTATCGCTCGAACGAGCGTGGATCGAGCAATCCGCACTCCGTGAATTCGCACGGCATGCCGTACCGTTCGTGCCACGTGTTTTTCATGCTAGTCATGAAGAGGCGTATACGGTCATGGAAGATCTTTCACATCTGACGATCGTTCGAAGCGGTTTACTCGCAGGTGAACAGTATCCGTTGCTTGCGGAACATATCGGTTCTTATCTCGCTCGGACGTTATTCCATACATCGGACTTTGCGCTTGGTCCGGTTGAAAAGAAACGTGTCGCCCGAACGTACTACAATCCAGACTTGTGCGACATCACGGAAAAATTAATCTTCACGGATCCGTTTCATGACGCGGAGACGAACGAGATTGAAACCGGACTCGAAGAAGAGGTGGCACGTCTATGGGCAGACGATGAGTTGAAACGCGAAGTCGCAAAACTTGAAGCGCTCTTCATCACGAAAGGAGATGCATTGCTGCACGGCGATCTACATACAGGAAGCATCTTCGCCTCGGCGACGGAAACGAAAGTCATCGACCCTGAATTCGCCTTTTATGGTCCATTCGGATTCGATGTCGGGCAGTTCATTGCGCATCTATTCTTCGCGGCATATCCGGATTACCCTACACGACGTGACGCCCGAATCAAGGATATCGATACGTTCTGGCTGACGTTCGCTTCAACGTTCCGTGCATTATGGGAACGGGAAGCCGTCGAACCATTCCAGGCATCAGGACTCGTCGATGATGTACTGAGCACGATCTTGCAGGATGCCCTTGGCTTTGCCGGTTGCGAATTGATTCGGCGGACGATTGGTCTTGCACCGGTCGCTGATTTAGAATCAATCGATTCAACGACGGAACGCTTAGAGCGGAAACGTCACGCGCTCCGTCTAGGAACAGCGTTAATCAAACGCCGTACAGAATGCCGGACATTCGATGATTTACGAAACTTTGACGTAACGGAGGAACTCAGCCGATGACTACATTCGTTCAAAGTATCCGTTACGAAGATCGTGTCTTGACGATTCTCGATCAGACACGTCTACCGCAAGAAGAGCACTATGAAGTCATTGCTGATCTTGCGCAAGCGGTTGAGGCGATTAAACAACTGCGCGTTCGGGGCGCACCTGCGATCAGCTTATTCGGGGGATTCGTACTCGTTCAAGAAGCGTACCGGTTTGAAGCGGCGCTTCCGGTCTACAAGCAAGTCTTGCTTGAGACATCGGCGACGTTACTCGCGACACGACCGACGGCCGTCAACTTGCGAAATGTCCTCAATCAATTGAATCCAATCATTCAAGACGGGACGTCGGTAGAAGAGATCCGCGAACGGTTGGAAAAACGGACGGTCGCCTTATACGACCAGGATGCGCAGACGTCACGTCAAATCGGGATTCATGCACTGGAATTGTTCCAGTCAGGCGACCGGATCCTAACGATTTGTAATGCTGGGTCGATTGCGACCGCTGCTTATGGAACGGCACTTGCGCCGTTCTACATCGCAAAAGAACGCGGCATCGAATTATCCGTTTTTGCGAGTGAGACGCGACCGTTACTGCAGGGAGCACGGCTGACGACATGGGAGCTGCAACGTGCCGGGATCGATGTCACGTTAATTACGGACAACATGGTCGCTCACACGCTGAAAGAAAAACAGATCGATGCGATCATCGTCGGTGCCGACCGCATTACACGAAACGGAGATACGGCGAATAAAATCGGGACGTTCCAATTGGCATTGCTCGCGCAAGCTTTTGGTATTCCGTTTTACGTCGCAGCACCGCTCTCAACATTTGACTTCTCGCTCGTTTCCGGAGACGCGATCGAAATCGAAGAACGTGATCCGCAGGAAGTGACGACTGTCCAAGGTATTGCGACAGCACCGGAAGGCGTCGCCGTCTTCAACCCAGCGTTTGATGTCACACCACACACCTTAATCACAGGCATCATTACCGAACTTGGTGTCATCACGCAACCGAATGAAGAAACGATTGAACAATTAACAGGGCTTCAACCCCTCGGATAAGGAGATATGTCATGAAAAAACTAGCTTACGCCGTCCTAGCACCGGCACTGTTACTAGCGGCTTGTGCGAATGGAGAAGCGACGACGACGAAGGTCGTCAAGGATGTACCAAAAGGGGTTCAATCGGACGTCAAGATCGCCGTCATCCGCAACCTGGCATCGGACGACCATACGAAACAATTCCTTGATGGCGCACGAAGTGAAGGCGAAGCGCTCGGCTTTAAAGTCAGCACGTTCATCTCAGAAGGCAATGACGTCAAGTTCAAGGAACTGGTCGCACAAGCGATTCAGCAAGATTATGATGGGCTCATCATCTCGCATGGTAAGGAAGACTACGCCTATGACATGATCAAACCGGCGGTCGATAAAGGACTTAAGGTCGTGACGTTTGATACGGTCACGAAGAAAAAAGGAACGGCGTTAAAAGGTGTGACGGAAACGTTCCAAAACGATCATCAACTCGCGAAGCTATCCCTTGATGAAGTGACGAAGGTGACGGACAAAAAGCCGGTCCGTGTCATCAAACTTTGGTTCGGACCAGGTTTTGCCCCGCTCGATCGTCGTCAGGAAATCTACAAGACGTACGAAGCAGACGGTAAGATCAAAACGCTTGAGACGGTTGGACCGACAAACTTCCAAGATGTCCAAGGGGATATCGCAACGAAGATGAATGCGATTCTCGCGAAATATCCGAAAGGAAGCATTGATGCGGTTTGGGGAGCGTGGGACGAAGTCGCAAAAGGGGCTTACAAATCGCTCAAGGATAATAAACGTCAAGAAATCCCGCTGATCTCGATCGATGTCTCGAATCAGGATATCAACCTGATGCGTGAAAAAGACAGTAACTGGGTCTCGACGAGTGCGGTGGATCCATTCTTGATTGGACAAACGGATATGCGATTACTGGCTAAGAAAATCGCTGGCGAGAAGACACCGGACAGCTTTGATCTCGACGCGAAACTCGTGGAGCAGAAGGCGTTGAAGCAGGATACGACGATGTACAATCTCGATACGATCATCAAAGGATGGAGTACATCGGACAAATTCAATGAACCGTGGATGGACCGGTTGCGTGACGTCCATAAAAAACAATGACGTCTACCAATCATCACTTGAAGATGACCGGGATTTCACTGGCGTTTCCAGGAGTGCAAGCCTTAAAACAAGTCTCGTTTGAAGTGAAATCCGGTGAAATCCACGCGCTTGTCGGTGCGAATGGTGCCGGTAAGTCGACGTTGATGAAAGTCTTATCCGGAGCGGAAACGGCGGACGAAGGAACGATCCGTCTCGACGGGAAGGAGTTGTCCATCACATCACCACGTGATGCGAAACAGATTGGAATCGACCTCGTCCAACAAGAGGTCGATGTGGCGCTTGTCCCGTATTTGACGGTCGCTGAGAATATCTGTCTCGATCTGTTGACGGACGGAACGATGACTGGCTTCGTATCCCAACGCCGTTACATACAGCGTGCCAAGGAAGCGTTAGCGACATTACAGGCGGATATTTCCGTCAAGACACGTGTCGAGGAGTTGCGGCTTGCTGAAAAGCAACTCGTATTGATTGCCCGCGCCCTCGTCCAAGAACGCCGTTTTTTGATTTTAGATGAACCAACGGCACCTCTCAGTCAGGCGGAAACAAGCCATCTCTTTTCAGTCGTGCGTCGTTTAGCCGAACGAGGGCTTGGGATCATCTTCATCTCGCATCGTTTACAGGAACTATATGAGATTTGCGACTCCATCTCGGTCATGCGCGACGGTCAACTCATCTCGCGACATCTTTTGGCAGACATCACGAAGGAAGCTGTCGTTGAGCAGATGCTCGGGCGTCAGCTTACGTCTGTTGCGAAAACGTCACGGGTAAATGCAACGAACGTATTGACGGTCGAGAGTGCTACGAATGCGGACGTCCACGAGATCTCCTTGACGGTTCAAGCAGGTGAAGTCGTTGGTATCGCGGGTCTTGTCGGTGCCGGTAAAACGGAATTATGCAAAGCATTGTTCGGTGATCGTCCGTTTCAGGAAGGGGAGGTTCGGATAGGTGGAAAAGCCCATCGCCTTCGCAATCCACAAGCTGCGATTCAAGCGGGGATCGGTCTCGTTCCAGAAGAACGAAGAAAAGAAGGGATCCTCGTTGCCGATTCTGTCGCAGAAAACCTAACAGCAGCGGCAGCTCATGATTTCGTCAACCGTTGGGGGCTGATGGATCGTCGCAAAGAAGCAGATCAGGCATCGCAATGGGTCAAGGAGCTGGGCATTAAAGTGGCAGACGTGAAACAGGAAGTAGGTCAACTATCCGGTGGGAATCAACAAAAAGTCGCCATCGGAAAATGGTTACTGACCGATGTTTCTGTACTCGTCTTGGACGAACCAACAAAAGGTGTCGACGTCGGAGCCAAACAAGATATCTATCGTCTGATTGACGGACTCGCGCAACAACAAAAAGGGATCCTTTACGCGACGAGTGAATGGGATGAACTTTTGACCGTCACGGACCGAATCTACGTCATGTTCGATGGACGGATCGTCCATGAAACGAAGACGGCGGACACATCAGAAGAAACCTTGTTGTGGTATGCGACAGGAGGAGGGCAACGATGAATGAGGTAGTATCAAAACAAACGAACCGAGGGAAGGGTTTACGTCCTGTCCTCGGATTCTTGAACGACTGGGGGATCGTCCTCGCGATCCTTGCCCTCGTCCTGTTTTTTGCGACGACGGCTCCAACATTCCTACAAGGGACGAATTTGATTAATATTTTACGAAGTATCTCCATCGTGACGATTATCGCGATCGGCTTGACCGTCTCTTTGACAGTCAATGGATTTGATTTATCGGTCGGGTCGACCGCGACGCTTGCGAGTTCTTTCGTCGTCTCGTTCTTCGTCTGGTACAGTCTGCCGCTCGGTGTCTCGATTGGTTTAGCACTTCTCTTATCTCTTAGCGTTGCTCTGGTGAACATCTTACTCATCGTCTGGTTTAAGATTCCGGATTTGTTTGCGACGCTTGCGACGATGTTTATCGTCGAAGGTGTCGCGATGACGTATACCGGTGGTGGTTCAATCAGTGCCGGAATGCCGCGCCTGGACGGTACACCAACAGTCGGCACGATTCCGGAGGCATTCGCGAAAATCAGCCAGGCACCTTGGATCATCGTCATCATGCTCGTCGTCGTCGCTGTGACACACGTCTTCTTAAGCCATACGCGACACGGTCGTTTTCTCTATATCATCGGTGGGAATCCGGAAGCCGCACGACTGACAGGAATTCGTGTCAACCGCTACCGGGCACTCGCGTATCTGATTGCTGGGTTACTTGCGGCAGTCGGTGGGATTTTGCTTGCGTCACAAGTCGGATCGTCACAAATCAATGCCGGTTCCGGTTATCTGATGCCAGCGGTCGCAGCCGCATTCATCGGCTCGTCGTTCGCAGGACAAGGGAAGCCGAATGCGCTTGGCACACTCGTTGGGGCTTGTCTCGTCGGGATTCTTGAAAATGGTCTCGTCATGCTGTCTGTTCCATACTATTCGTTGAATATCATCAAAGGGCTGGTCCTTGCGGTCGCACTCGCGACGACCTATGCGCGGTATCGAAAAAAATAATTAAAATTCGACGTTTCGTTTATAACATATTCGGTAATATTCAATATATGAAAGGATGGTGATGCACATGAATGATTACCAATGTAGAGGGAACGATCGCATGTCGCTTCTGAAAGAAGAGGATCACCGGACTTGACGAACGTTGTCCATTGACACGGATGTATTCGTGTTTTACGTGCAACCGCACGGTTCAAGAACGGATCACGGCATGTGTTCGTTCCTGAAACAAATAAGGGGGAAACGCTACGGCGTTCCCCCTTTTTCATGTGCTAGAAACTGCTCGTATTTCTTTAAAAGCGTAGCGGAATATGAGATGATATAAAAAGTCAGAAAATTCAACTACTACGAGAGCAAGGGGCCTGACAATGCGAACATACACTAAGGAGATTCAAGCGATTATCGACAACGTAGAGAAAGTCATCATCGGTAAGGAAGATGTCATCACACAATCATTGGCAGCACTACTAGCGGGCGGTCACGTCCTATTAGAAGACGTACCGGGAGTCGGGAAGACGATGCTCGTCCGTGCGTTCAGCCGATCGATCGGGTTGACCTTCAAACGTGTTCAGTTCACGCCAGACCTACTTCCGTCGGATTTGACGGGTGTATCGATGTATAACCAGAAAACAAGCCAATTCGAATATAGACCGGGTCCTCTAATGGGGAACATCGTCTTAGCCGATGAGATCAACCGAACATCACCGAAAACTCAATCTGCCTTACTCGAGGGAATGGCGGAAGCGAACGTCACCGTCGATGGTGAGATTCATACGCTTCCGAATCCCTTTTTCGTCATGGCGACACAAAACCCGATTGAACACGAAGGAACGTATCCGTTACCAGAAGCACAACTCGACCGTTTCCTCGTCAAAGTCAAAATGGGTTATCCTGATTTCCACCAAGAAATGAAGCTGCTGACACGTTTCGAACGGGATGAACCAATTGAAACGCTCGAAGCGGTGATTGGTCGCGAGCAATTGCTCCAGATGAAAGAAGAAGTCAAGAACGTCCATGTCTCACAGCCTGTCAAAAAATATATCGTCCATCTCGTCCAAGCGACCCGGACGAACGGTTCACTTTATCTCGGCGCAAGTCCCCGTTCTTCGATTGCCTTGATGAAAGTCGCGCAAGCATGGGCATACATGGAAGGGCGCAGTTTCGTCTTACCGGATGATGTCAAACATCTCTTGATTCCGGTCCTGTCACACCGCTTGATTTTGACAGCGGACGCGCGTTATCACGGTCAATCGTCTGAACGGATTTTAGAACAAATCAAAAAAGAGGTTGCTGTACCCATCCAACAAGACGTGGAGTCCCTATGACGAAGTGGCAAATTGGTTGGCGTTACGCTGTACTCCTTTTGACGACGGTTGCCTTATGGACATATGCGCGCGTCGATGGCGGAAATGTCGCTTCCTTGCTGTTTTATGTCATGGCGGGTTTGACCGTCTACTGGACGCTCTTCCTCGTTTGGCCCGTCACGCAGGCACTGGCGACGCGCGAAGTCTCGAATAAGATGCTCGTTGCCGGAACGGATATCCCGGTTTCCTTACGGGTTCGCCGACGTTTTCCGTTTCTGGTCGGAGCCGTCGAGGTGACGGAGGCGATTCCAAACGAACTCAGCGAAGAAAAACTCGATATCAGCCGTCCGCTCCGTGCCCACTACCGGAAGACAGAGCAAATCGACTACACGATTCCATCGATTCGTCGAGGAGTCTACCAGATCCCTGGCTGTATCGTTGAAATTACGGATCCATTCGGTCTGTTCAAGCGGAAACGGATGTTTCCGGTCGAGACGTATCTTGCAATCGAACCGGCACGTCTTGCCGTTCAACTTCCGCATGAGGAGGATCGTGGCGATGGGGGAATCTCCCCTGTGTCGCTTGATCTTCGTCAATCGTCCTTTACTGTCGTCGGGGTCCGGGAATACGTCAGTGGTGACCGGATGAATCAGATCGACTGGAAAGCGACAGCGAAACGTCAAGGCTTAATGACGAAGACGTTCGAGCGAGAGCAAGAACGAGAGACGACGATCGTCTTTGATGAGGGGACGGAAGCGGGTGAAGCCTTCGAACGCGTCATCTCGATGCTGGCAGAAGCGACGGATCAGTTGAACAAACGACGGCTGAGCTACCGGATTCACCTCGTCGGACATGCCGTTCAATCGTTATCGTTACCGCTTGAAGGAGCGAAACTGACGCATTACCTGATGACGGCGCAGCCGAGTCGGACGCGGACGTTCATCGAGTCATGGGAGTACTCGTCTAAGGCGCTTCGATTAAGCGGGAACGTCCTTTTCATTACACCGGATCTTGAATCGAACAATGAACTATGGATTTCGAAGATTAATCAAGAAGCCACCGTTCATGTCTACACACCAGAACGGAGGGGAGTGCGATGATGCGACGTTTGATTTGGAACGCCATCGCGGCATCCGTCCTGACTTGTTTCATGCCACCACTTCTTGAACTGACGACATTCGAGCATCTCTGGTCATTTTTACCGATGCTGTTTCTGCCGTTGCTGTTGTCGCATCTATCGCGGCGTTACTTTTTACTCGGAAGTCTCGGTGGATTACTGCTGTCGTTCTATCTGATTTTGACGCCGGGAGCAGCACCATGGGGTATCTTTACGGAAATCAGTTCAGATATTCAGAGCGTCATCAATGGTGAATTACCAGGACGACCCGCTTTCGCGCTTTCGATCGGTTTGATTAGTTTTTTGATCGCCTATCTCGCGCGTCGGACGTTCCCGAATCGTGGGTTCGTCTTCGGACTTGCCTTCGGAGTCATTGGATTCATCGCGTATTGTGATACATGGACGGATTACTCGGGAGAGACGTTCATTCTCTATCCGATCATCTTGTCCTTGCTATTGCTGTATGCGACGGAGGTCAACGAACGACCACGTGCTTCTTACGTTCGTCCGTTGAGTGCCTTATTCATCATGGGTGCCGTCATCGTCGCTGCTGTCCAAAGTCCTGTCATCAATGCGACATGGCAAGACAGTTGGTACGATTTGACGTCCGGTCTTGAAGGTGAAGGAGAGCCGACAAATGCAATTCAAAAGGTTGGCTATGGTAACAATGACGAGCAACTCGGAGGACCGTTCCAGATGGATGATCGGGAAGTTTTCCAAGTTGAAAGTGAAGGGAACCGATACTGGCGAGTCGAGACGAAAGACATTTAT encodes the following:
- the mtnK gene encoding S-methyl-5-thioribose kinase — encoded protein: MTYKAFTEQDAIDRVRTLGLIGDGAVEAEEIGDGNLNLVFRIREGEHRLILKQALPYAKVVGESWPLSLERAWIEQSALREFARHAVPFVPRVFHASHEEAYTVMEDLSHLTIVRSGLLAGEQYPLLAEHIGSYLARTLFHTSDFALGPVEKKRVARTYYNPDLCDITEKLIFTDPFHDAETNEIETGLEEEVARLWADDELKREVAKLEALFITKGDALLHGDLHTGSIFASATETKVIDPEFAFYGPFGFDVGQFIAHLFFAAYPDYPTRRDARIKDIDTFWLTFASTFRALWEREAVEPFQASGLVDDVLSTILQDALGFAGCELIRRTIGLAPVADLESIDSTTERLERKRHALRLGTALIKRRTECRTFDDLRNFDVTEELSR
- the mtnA gene encoding S-methyl-5-thioribose-1-phosphate isomerase — translated: MTTFVQSIRYEDRVLTILDQTRLPQEEHYEVIADLAQAVEAIKQLRVRGAPAISLFGGFVLVQEAYRFEAALPVYKQVLLETSATLLATRPTAVNLRNVLNQLNPIIQDGTSVEEIRERLEKRTVALYDQDAQTSRQIGIHALELFQSGDRILTICNAGSIATAAYGTALAPFYIAKERGIELSVFASETRPLLQGARLTTWELQRAGIDVTLITDNMVAHTLKEKQIDAIIVGADRITRNGDTANKIGTFQLALLAQAFGIPFYVAAPLSTFDFSLVSGDAIEIEERDPQEVTTVQGIATAPEGVAVFNPAFDVTPHTLITGIITELGVITQPNEETIEQLTGLQPLG
- a CDS encoding sugar ABC transporter substrate-binding protein is translated as MKKLAYAVLAPALLLAACANGEATTTKVVKDVPKGVQSDVKIAVIRNLASDDHTKQFLDGARSEGEALGFKVSTFISEGNDVKFKELVAQAIQQDYDGLIISHGKEDYAYDMIKPAVDKGLKVVTFDTVTKKKGTALKGVTETFQNDHQLAKLSLDEVTKVTDKKPVRVIKLWFGPGFAPLDRRQEIYKTYEADGKIKTLETVGPTNFQDVQGDIATKMNAILAKYPKGSIDAVWGAWDEVAKGAYKSLKDNKRQEIPLISIDVSNQDINLMREKDSNWVSTSAVDPFLIGQTDMRLLAKKIAGEKTPDSFDLDAKLVEQKALKQDTTMYNLDTIIKGWSTSDKFNEPWMDRLRDVHKKQ
- a CDS encoding sugar ABC transporter ATP-binding protein, giving the protein MTSTNHHLKMTGISLAFPGVQALKQVSFEVKSGEIHALVGANGAGKSTLMKVLSGAETADEGTIRLDGKELSITSPRDAKQIGIDLVQQEVDVALVPYLTVAENICLDLLTDGTMTGFVSQRRYIQRAKEALATLQADISVKTRVEELRLAEKQLVLIARALVQERRFLILDEPTAPLSQAETSHLFSVVRRLAERGLGIIFISHRLQELYEICDSISVMRDGQLISRHLLADITKEAVVEQMLGRQLTSVAKTSRVNATNVLTVESATNADVHEISLTVQAGEVVGIAGLVGAGKTELCKALFGDRPFQEGEVRIGGKAHRLRNPQAAIQAGIGLVPEERRKEGILVADSVAENLTAAAAHDFVNRWGLMDRRKEADQASQWVKELGIKVADVKQEVGQLSGGNQQKVAIGKWLLTDVSVLVLDEPTKGVDVGAKQDIYRLIDGLAQQQKGILYATSEWDELLTVTDRIYVMFDGRIVHETKTADTSEETLLWYATGGGQR
- a CDS encoding ABC transporter permease, with the protein product MNEVVSKQTNRGKGLRPVLGFLNDWGIVLAILALVLFFATTAPTFLQGTNLINILRSISIVTIIAIGLTVSLTVNGFDLSVGSTATLASSFVVSFFVWYSLPLGVSIGLALLLSLSVALVNILLIVWFKIPDLFATLATMFIVEGVAMTYTGGGSISAGMPRLDGTPTVGTIPEAFAKISQAPWIIVIMLVVVAVTHVFLSHTRHGRFLYIIGGNPEAARLTGIRVNRYRALAYLIAGLLAAVGGILLASQVGSSQINAGSGYLMPAVAAAFIGSSFAGQGKPNALGTLVGACLVGILENGLVMLSVPYYSLNIIKGLVLAVALATTYARYRKK
- a CDS encoding AAA family ATPase — its product is MRTYTKEIQAIIDNVEKVIIGKEDVITQSLAALLAGGHVLLEDVPGVGKTMLVRAFSRSIGLTFKRVQFTPDLLPSDLTGVSMYNQKTSQFEYRPGPLMGNIVLADEINRTSPKTQSALLEGMAEANVTVDGEIHTLPNPFFVMATQNPIEHEGTYPLPEAQLDRFLVKVKMGYPDFHQEMKLLTRFERDEPIETLEAVIGREQLLQMKEEVKNVHVSQPVKKYIVHLVQATRTNGSLYLGASPRSSIALMKVAQAWAYMEGRSFVLPDDVKHLLIPVLSHRLILTADARYHGQSSERILEQIKKEVAVPIQQDVESL
- a CDS encoding DUF58 domain-containing protein — protein: MTKWQIGWRYAVLLLTTVALWTYARVDGGNVASLLFYVMAGLTVYWTLFLVWPVTQALATREVSNKMLVAGTDIPVSLRVRRRFPFLVGAVEVTEAIPNELSEEKLDISRPLRAHYRKTEQIDYTIPSIRRGVYQIPGCIVEITDPFGLFKRKRMFPVETYLAIEPARLAVQLPHEEDRGDGGISPVSLDLRQSSFTVVGVREYVSGDRMNQIDWKATAKRQGLMTKTFEREQERETTIVFDEGTEAGEAFERVISMLAEATDQLNKRRLSYRIHLVGHAVQSLSLPLEGAKLTHYLMTAQPSRTRTFIESWEYSSKALRLSGNVLFITPDLESNNELWISKINQEATVHVYTPERRGVR